Within Coffea arabica cultivar ET-39 chromosome 4e, Coffea Arabica ET-39 HiFi, whole genome shotgun sequence, the genomic segment TTGTGCTCCTTCATTACCATCTTTTTGAAACTAACATAGTCCAGCCTTGGGTTCTCCTTAAATACACCAACATACCTTCTTCCTACCCACCCAGATTTCACACTCTTGTTGTGGTATGAAAATCCACATTTGTGCTTCTTTTGAAATGTTCTAACCTCCAATCTGCCATCCCCTTTCATCCTCCTAGCATATATGCACCAATCACAGCCATCTTTAGGACATATTGCTCTAACTCTTATGTTATCACTCTTGATAAATTTAAATGATCTCCCTCTCCTGATGTTCCAGGTTCTAATTGCTTCTTTCAACTCCTTGAAAGAAGAAAATATTTGTCTAAGTTTAATTTTGGGatcattttcatccttgggATCAAACACAGGGGGTCTCAAGCTTTTCTCTTCATCCGACCCTCTATCACTACCAATATCAGTATCTGAATCTGGGGCAGCATCAACATCAGAATTGTCATTATCACTTTCAGTATCACTAGACATTTGTTTCCTAGGCTTGTTATTCATCCTAGCATCTGTACACTTGTTTTTTAGATGCATATTCAGCTGCTcttgttttctattttctacTCCTAACCATTCAGAATCTTCATCAATATTTTCATCATAATCATTATCATCTGAATTTTGATCATAATCCGTGTCTTTTCCTGAGAACTCCCCCAAATCAGAGCCTGAACTAGGCATAtattcatcatcactttcattCTCTTCATCTTCTAACACAAAGTCCCTATCCTCAATGTCAGACCCCCATTGTGATGATAGTAGATCATTAAGGGAAACCTCTACATACAAATCAACCACCCTACCACAGTCAAAATGATCAGTACAATATGCATGCAATTCTCTATCATGTCTTAACAAATGAAATCCGTGTTCCTCGATTAGGATATGGTACTTTTTGTCACCAACAACTTGAAGTTGATTTTCTAGCATTCTATCCATTTCAAATAGACTAATGCCTGTGGCCTCTACATGATCAAAAATCCATAATTCTCCTCCCTCATAATGCACATCAGGTTCGGTTTCAATTTTTCCCCATATATAACACTTCATAGTCACTTCAGTGCTTTCACTATCTGAATTTAGGGacaacaaaataaaacaaacacaATAAACAACTACCATAAGTGACAAATTAGATTATATAAGCAGGTAATTTGCACTCAATCTGCTTCAAGACACTTCAATAATACATCTCCTGCCATATAAAAGCAGGGAGACTTACAGACATAAAAGCACCACAAAAGCATGTTACGAAATCAGATTCAAACCAACATTGTCTATCATGACAACCCACACCAGAGAGACATACAGAACCCCATTAAATGGTAGACAAGTTTTTTTATGGCTTTGCCAGATTACTTAAAAATCCAAAATTGAAGACATTCTTGTCTCCCAAGTGAAAATATTGTCTCCTAAGTGAAAATATCACCTTTGATAATCACATTCTTACAATATAAGCATAAATCAGTTGCATGCATAATGCTACCAGAGTCACACAACACATACCGTAATCTGGTGGTGGTGCTCCATTCATTTCTTTTGGTCTTAGAGCCATTTCCTTCCAGATTCAcaaacaactccactatcaCCGAGTTCTTCGAGATTTTTCTTCCGATCTGCTAGTTTTATGCACAAAACTTAATCTGGTTTTTTGTTCTCGTTTCTAGAGCCTGAAGAGAAGAAGGGGGACAATTAGTGTGTTTTGTCTTTGCTAATTAGGAATGGGGGCACCGGGAAGCAGGAAATAGTTTTTTATGAGTTTTCCCGCTTCACAAAATGGAAAAAGGATTTTAAGTACGGGCACATGCTCTCACGTGACTTATTTCCgtcaaaaaatgatgaaaacccgtcaattgtccacttttgagcaaaattgaATAGATTGGGGACTACATTTGTTATGTGCAATCGATTGGGGACTAGTTTCGCGCGTTGGTGATAAATTGGGGACCAAAACTCCAATTCAGTTTATAAAATAAGGGATTAAAGTATCATACATATTAAGTTTATAAAATATGGTCATTTTAGTTTCTACCTTGTCATTTCAGTTGGTTCTACTGCAAAATGCAAATTTCGccattttgacattttagtctAAATCACGAGGAATTATATATACAAGCACACTCAAAAGTGAAGAATTGTTATACAAAACAGGAGTGATGAACTTACTTTGGACCATAAACAGCACTGGCATCTGTAAAATAAACAGGTCCATCACTAGTCTTAGTTACGGCAATGAGAAAGCGGTAAAATACTCCATCCGTAGTCGGGACAAGAGTAGTAGCCAGCCCTCCAAATGCTCCGACGAGGGTAAGGCCGACGAATGGATCACAACAATAGAGTTGGCCGGTGAAATAATCGTAATCCAGTCCCAGAGGCAGCCCGCAGGTTGGAGACTTGTCAAGGCTAGTCGTCCCATCACAAAATGCCCGAGTCCTGAAACACGAGTAAAGTGTCGAACAAAGTTTGTGATAATGAAATGTCATGATATAGAAAGCTAAATAATCGGGTTTCCCTTCTCATTTTCTAGCTTTTACTGATGCAGGATATTTTCTTTCTGGTTTGAAGATGAATGATTATATCGAATAATCCTGCAAGAGTAATTCTACAGATAGCCGTTGTTTCATGCCCTATAACATGTATCGAATAACATAatagataaaataaatttcattgGTGATCTAAACATAGGGAGACAAAGCATATGGTTGTTTTAGGTGGGTAATATTGCGATATTGCAGTGTAAAGCTcacttttaaaagaaaaaaaaaaaacaacttacCTATTTGGTGAAGTATAGGCAAATTCTCTGAAggaatttttaagttttatatATTTGAGTATTCGACCGTCAGAGACACCGGTGTAAGGACCTTCCCCTAGCAAATCGAAAGCAAATGACTCCGGAGATGTCACATTGTCGGGTAGAGGGAGCTTTTTAAATGATGTTAGAGTAATATTTTGCTTAGGCAATGATGGCAATATTGGTATCAGTTGAGAAAATCAATGTTGGGAAAATAGATAGcagcaagaaaatgaaaaaaaccaTATTGTTCATAATATTAGTCGGGGATTTGGGGATAAAAAGGCAGTGTCAAGGAAGTACTTATAGGCACGAGTGAATTCATTGAGCATGgaaaaccttttttttcttttgcctaaGCATgggaaaatttaccaaaaaaggaaataagaaaGCAGTTGGACAGCACAAGTTGATACTCTTTAGTCAACCCTATGCAACATAAGTCTAGATGAATTAAATTGAATTGTACATCACAAATTTGGTTAATGGCaattgaccatttctttttcaGCTACTCTTGTTCTCATAGATgcatttggaaaatttttttaaaatataatattgtaatatttttttataatgtgatatacgtaaaataaaaaggtaattgagaaaAAGAACGATTGAGGAACAtatttaaaaacaaataaacccATTCGTTTGCCGCTTCTGGCTACATTATCCTATTATAACTTTGATATAGAATATTAATTGCATCCCATGGATTATCAATTAGAGCAAAATAAGTCTAAGGTCATACAACTACTAATAAATTAGCCAAGCACATATGACTAAAGTAGGAGTattcttttctttgttcttttttaaTCTCCTAGCTCACTTTGATGATCGTGTTTTACATAAAAGAtagggcaaattccactttatctCCTATGATTTAgcctttttttacataaccccctatggtttcaaaagctatacataactccctcataatttggattaaagtgtcaaagtgacgggaaTGATCATTCTTAACGGAGTcatctaaaatgtcaaaaatacccttatgtaaagttgaaaattatttattaaccaagggggtttatgtgtatattttgaaaatcataagggggttatatggtaaagtattaaactataagggggttatatggtaaaatataaaaatcatacgggattaatgtgtcatgtatttataagggtaatttcgatatttttagaagttccaTTACGAATGattatttccgtcactttgacactttaatccaagtcatgagggggttatgtatagcttttgaaatcaTAGAGAGGTTATGTAAAAATAtggtaaaccacaggggggtaaaatgtaatttgtccTAAAAGATATTTAGCCAAGGGTGAAAAATATCCTTCTCATGGTAAAAGCGTATCAAATTTTGTTGGATTCATAGCCATTATTGCTTTTCCCAGACTAAATTTGTCTCATCAAATAGTTTAAATATTGACAATTCAAATATTTAAACTATTTGATGTTGACTAGTGACAAAAGTCAAGAATTGAATatctaaaaatataaaattagtaGTCAAGAATTGATATTTTCTGATAGTAAGTATTTATGTAGTGAATGGTAATTAAATTTTTGCGTCATCAAATTCAGCATTATAGAAGTAGAATTAGCTCATGTTAAAGTCACAAATATTTAATGAGCATGTAAGCCTGCCTATAAACGTATAGTATTTGAGTGGTCGCAGAAGTCGTTGAGGTATACTATTTGAGTGGTCACAGCCTTCTTGAGGCATGTAATGTAAGCCTCACAAGAAGACTGAAGAATTCAAACGTATGGATTAGGGAATGTGAAGAAAATAGACCAAGATCCAAGCAGCCAACCTATCTAACTGCATAGTTTTCCCTTAATTTCAACCCAAAATTGTTAATTTCTGGAAAGGGAaaagataaatatatatatataagtggcTTTTGATAGATGAGTTTCAAGACGAGAACTGAGTTTCAATTTTAACTATATTCATACATAATCTGTATTTAAGGTGAATCGAAATCAATTACTAATAGGTTTCATAGACCCTTTCTATGAGTTTTATGATTAACTATTAAAGAGTAGGTTTCActtattcattattttttatAACTAAAACTCACTATTGTAAAATTATCGAACACTCTATGAATTTTTATTAAAtccattattattttctaatataTCATACCCATAATAATAGTAATTGTGAAATTTGAATCAAATGGCTTATTAGTTAGAAATCGTAACTGAAGAATTGTAATCAATCCCTTATGAAGCTAGGGAGCTTTTTAATTCGAGTTGTTACTCTTCAATGTTAGGACACGCACGAGCGCGCGCGCGCACCACCGATACGTGTTAGAGAATGCCCCTAAATGCCTCTtggctttttttcttttttatttgactATGGTAAATtgtgttgtaaaactaataaaataagctACTATAATAGGAATTGAGAATTTATACCTTATTTAGGTAGGCCGGccttaaatttatttgtagcACTTGTGCATGTCCTTCAGGGACATCAATTTTAATCAAGGTATTTCCTGCAGGAATAGTTGATTTAATGACTCTTCTGGAGTCGATAAATATATCTGACAATTGATTTGCAACTTTCAacaaatgaagaatttcttgaacttctaGTTCACATTATTGAGGATCgaggaaatccaaattttcagaTGATTTCCTTTCGATTGATTTCTTCCTCCCCCTAATGTCGGGAATCGTAACTcatcagaataaataaatcattcaatagATCACCCATCAATACTTTACGATATTTAATCGTGAAAGATGATTCATACTCaacataaattttaaatttcttttggagccatatataatataaaggggTATGTATAAATACTTGTCGACTCTCAAATATTCTCACTTTTGTCAAATCACATATACATTGGGCTCAGTAAACTTCTGGTTTACTGCAATTGATGATTATAAATCAAAATGAGAATGAAGACAACTATATCGATAACCATTTCTCTCTCGAATGATTATTATGATATAATTAACCTTTATCTCACTTGATTTTTAAACATGATCTTTATTATTGTCTCATTTAGTGTCTCAATTTGATATCCATTTCGacggatattcaaattcaataaatttttcgaGACATGATAAAAAGTAGTGCTTTATTTATAATAAACTTTTCTCCTACATGGAAAAATATAGTAGTGACTCTTCTGGAGTTTTCAATCACTTAAACACTACCACTGATTGTATTTGTCTCTTTTGTTGGAAAATAGTGTATATAGTAGTACTTATTAATGAGACACATATCATTGTCACCATAATTCTTATgggacaaatatcatcactataattctttgatcccaaatatttaacatccatttcttcttcaggaagaaaagtcaattactatcataaattaaatcaacCATCATACATCTTTAGGGCGTTTAAGGAAATTGGCCATGTGAAGATgctattataattttgatttctcATATGTATTTCGAGACATTTATCTTCAAGATCCTTACTTTCTTGTCCTCATCATTATTATCCCACTTCAAGTGGtaactttttctcttgtcatggtaaaatatatatttaccaaaatcatagTCATGGCATCAACCAtaactaataaattgaaatttagtcgTATTCACTTCTGGGAATGGACTAGAATTAGCCTGCAATAAGTATAAAATACTTCTCAAAAGTTCTCTTAATATTGCTACTACAGGAGCATATTCGAGAAATCAATTGTAGAGAGTATCATTTTCAATATATCTTATGAGTAAAATTTTCTCGACACAATTTCAATTGAGAAGTAATTCTGAAAATTGCATAATTATGTTCTTGTAGCCACAGGTAAATTTATCATACCAGGCTTTTGAAATAATGATCATCTTTTTCTTTAAGTATTTCAAAGAACAAGTAGATCCTCAAGcataattgattttctataataGCATCTCCAAAACTCAATGCATCAGAATATAAgtatttataacaaataattctaaagataaataagtagaattaaaagaaaaaatattacctCAAAGATGCCAAAGAGTATATGTTCTTGTTTAGTAGTTGCTCAGTAGTAGACACTTATTTTGCAATCATTCAAAGGTTAACCAtaataaattgaaataaatttatAGGTTAGAAATTTACCTCAATAAATAGAAGATGTTggcgaaaaaaaaaacatgggcAGAATCTCGTGTTTCACTTTTACTCAAGGTAAAGCCTCCATTTTCACCTTTTACTCAAAAGTAGAGActcgtgctgataacgtgttgtaaaactaataaaataagctACTATAATAGGAATTGAGATATTAGAGAAATGAGTAGAGAAATAGAGAGTGATTATCTTATTATTCCAACTAATACAAAAGTCCTCACaaagggtgtcaatgtacctgtatatataggtactacaagattaaaggtacatcaatcctattaaacacccactattacaagaatatgaagaaacctatgaaacggtttctccactacatgaatagatttatggattgtaacttttatacataatatagccataaatcatgaattaattctcttggaaatacaaagggacatccacattttaattgtttcataacaaaTTGAACATTTTTATACCAATATTGCTTTCatccaaattttaaaaaaaatttctatatcAACTTTCCAAGATATGAAAATTGACTTCTTCGGTATCCAATTCAAAGTCCACAACCATCCCCAAGTTTTCCTCATCTCCTCGAATTTTTTTCTCCGTTCTTTTTTCCTCAactttttttctagtttttgttTAGGACTTCTGTCAAACTCCTCATGCACAAGCACAAAGTACAAAAGCACACCGCAAATGTATGTTCAAGACTGGTTTTTGCTAATTTCGGAATGGCAAGTACAAAAGCAATTAGTTACTGTGCGTTTAGAGGTTGATGCTAAATTCATAGCACGAATTGAATTTAAAAGTCAACTTCTTCTGCTTGTATTGCGAAAACCCTTGAAATAACATCTATTGTATTCTCTTCCAGTCATCATATCTAAAATGGTTGCACCACTTAAATCCACCAAGTGTGTTTTATCCTTAATTCTCATTCCCGTATACTCCTTCAGGTTTGTATATTTTTTCTCGACTGTAATCTTCCATTAccattttgtatattttttttctgcTCAACATTATTGCTTGTAAAATTGTGGACAGGGAATTGCGAAAGCTAAACCAGCCGTTGTTAATATAAAAGTGGTTCATTTAGGTGTGATATTGCGTATACAAATGTATGAAAAGTTTTATTCCCAGCAAATGCTAGCGTTCACAGCTGATTCTTATTAATAGCGATGCGGATTCATCAATCTGCAGGGCATTCCAATGACATCCTGGGTGGCAAATTCCGTCTGCTGTAGTCTCAATGGTAGAGGTATTCTTCCAATTCATACTGGCCAATATATGGGATGAAGAGACCGCTAAGGAAAAGTTTTCCACGTTGTTCCACAACAGCAGTAATATTTTGATAGTATTCCTTGCTGAAATCCACTGTCTCTAGAATTTGCCCTGATGGGCTGAATTTCACACCCTTAGGGGCATTGGTATAGTCCGGCCTTGGATAGTTTAGCGGAACCCAATAATTGCCCTCCCAATTCCTTTTAATCTTGTTTGGATTTCCTGTAAacgtcaagaaaatttctgaagtGCCAGCTTTTTCTCCTTTGAGCCAATACTTTGTAATTCTCTTAGCAATGAACTCTGAGACTAGGACATAGGAGGCAGCAGCATCAGTAGCTACCCCTGCAGCTCCCCCGAGATTTGAGAGCAGTGTGGTCacttttttggtttttggaTTGTATTCTAACAGTCTTCCTGTGGAGTCCCCAGTTCGGATGGCCTTGTCTACCTCcctgagagaaaagaaaaaacctcCAAAATGATTGACGGattaatcaaaccaaaataaatcaattaGTTAAAATTGCTCCAAAAACTGCAATTCATGATGTATCATCATAACACTTTGCAGCCTTCCAAGTTTTGAAGAACCCAAAAGATCATGAattcaataaagaaaacttacgTAAAACCGAATACTCCACTGGCATCTGTAAAATAGACATTTTGATTACTAGCAGCATCTATGCCAAGAAGGAGCTTGTAAGGAGTTCCATTTTTACTAGGAACAAGAGTGGTTGCAAGCCCTCCAGAAGGTCCAACAACAGTGACACCTGTGGATATATCACAGCTATATAGCCTCCCAAAATCGTCGAAATTCTACCCTGTTGGGAACCCGCAGATTGGAGTATTGTTGAGGCTAGTTGAGCCATCACAAAATGCTTTGGTcctgaaaattttggaaaaattatgTTCGTATGGAAGCCAATGATTattgttcatttcttttcttttttcccccctgAAATATGATCAATTCttgttttttgtttcctttaatGTAGTACACAATATCATATTATTAGCAGCTAAACATTACCTTGATGGTGTAGTAGTTGCGAAGTCCATAAAAGACTTGGTGAGTTTATTGTACTTTAGGATTCTGCCATCTAATGTACCAGCATAAGGACCTTCACCCAGCAAGTTGAAAGAGAGAGACCCGGAGGATAGGACATTCTGCGGAAATGGGAGCTTTGTAAATCCTTTCAGAGTAATATTTGTTTTAGGCAATGGGATAATAGTCCCAAGGGAAAAGATTAAAGAGGGAAAAGTAGCCAATAGGAAGACAGTAAACAAGGCCATCGTAATCGTACTTACACTTTGTACCTATCTGTGGATTGAGCAAATGCAATTGCAAGATGTATTTATAGGTAAAAGTCGTGGTAAACAACTTAAGGGACTTCTTACCAAAATAATTACATATTAAATTTAGAATTTCAAGAGCAGTCTACCATTATTAAGTCTTCCTAGAGTCGTGATTTCCCTGTTTTTAATACTAActtaaaattttccattttattttcaAGTGGCAAACAAAGTGATCGGAACAGGACTTCTGGAATGCTAGTGATATGGTACATgtttgacaggtgtcgagcctgtgcaataataaatacctactcgagaaaaatgaattttctgtgtatagtagtgagtagggtcgaatccacaggaacTGGGAAAAATTCGATTCTTTTCAAGTTCGGGACACGGGGGATTTTTATcagaaataaactaaaaataattaaacaatttaactaaaaataattaattaattaatacaattgtaaatagcaattaaataaatgataaataaattctagccaaggatacaactacgcaaacacagtccattcatccgatcattgatgcaaagaaggttcacttaattttattaacaggttagttatagtcgccgataAACTCTAACGaccagcttttccttaatttattgataaccaaggtacgaccgttgattacccctaaccaggaaatactcctaggtacgaccgtaggaattaatttcctaattgcattaaaaactagaaaagcctaacccaaattaataacacgctacgagggttatttaaatcagattgcatgtccccctagtatgtgaaaatactagttgtcactaatattaaccaactaaacaattacggatttaattgattaatttgacaggagattaataagtcaaattgcacatcgggcccttgatatccaattaacaaaataatcccatggaaattaaaatagaaaacatgcaaatattaacaaattaagaaacacgtaaaattaattagatctcacagatatttgggactgcgtcttcgcgttgatccttgactagaggaaaagattagccacgcctcataagaAAATTCCCACGCAATTTAATTGAATTCGAAGACATAAATAACTCTTGCTAGtaactgaaaatgaaaatttgattcTCCGTAATCTAATGAAATAGAACTAGTTTCATGAAAGAAACTAGTCTAAAGGAAGAGACggaagaaaaatacaaaacaaaCCAACTGAAGAGATCTTCACAccacacaaaacatgaaagaacAAAATCCTATTTTATGACTAAAACTACCTATCTTCCTCAACGTAGAGAGAAACTAATCTAATGTCTTATATAGCACTCATCTAGTGCCTttcccttattttattttagcacTAGTTTCCTAAGAGAACTAGTGACGTAGGAAGCTAAGTGGAAAAGCTCAATTATCAAAGCCAACACCTTGACTAATGAGTATATCTCCCACAATAAGAACAAACTTTCTACGTGGTCCCCGCTTTGATTTCTTATTGCTAGTGGATTTCATCATATCAATTCAATTCTTCATCAGCAATTCCGTAGGAAGCTAAGTGGAAAAGCTCAATCATCAAAGCCAACACCTTGACTAATGAGTATATCTCCCACAATAAGAACAAACTTTCTACGTGGTCCCCGCTTTGATTTCTTATTGCTAGTGGATTTCATCATATCAATTCAATTCTTCATCAGCAATTCCGTTCATCAGCAATTCCGTTGGTTTGCACAATTTGGGCTGATGGTGGAAAGCTTTTAGAAGCTTTCACGTGTGGAGAAATCTTCTCAAGAAGGTCCCCTTTTAGCACTTTTCTGCTTCACTTTCTGAAAttatatccaaataccaaatataaatatatattgacaattaaaacaatatttggcaaggataaagaggaaaattaacgataaaattactaacaattaataccctatcaattccccccacacttaaatcatgcttgtcctcaagtatGGGAACACTAAACTCAACAATGGCTAACTCTCATTTCATTTACTGCCAAGCTACGCTTAtcccaaaatcaagttttagtgGCTAAGTGTCAAGACATATTTCTCCCGGTTAGCTCCTGAAATCATAGACTCGTCCAATTCATAGCTAACTCGTCTaagaaatcaaaatattaaactagcaaaagttagcaattgggtcaactgaaaatcaaaatctcaacattgaagaacaaggatcggcaggccaacatgatcataagcttacttattattttcttctctcttttttttttttaagataataattaaattttttttttcaataaatgcTCAGTCCCAAGCTATTCAAGTCTCtttgacgtgaactctgacatttttagatgaaagagaCCAGTTACTCAACTTTTCACAGCTTCAGGACTACCTACTCATAGATATCgccactttttgacgcgaaagtcgacacttgtggtgaagactcccggttactgggTGACGGCACTAGCGGAGTAGAGTCATTTATTAATCACAATTAAAGCACCAGAAAACCAAATATTTAAAGATCATGGCCCACGTCATCTcctaatatggagaactaagatcaacaattGCCCAATCCACACAACAATTGCtagtaaaatatttatattgcctaaacaatttaaccacaatttgCACCAAGTCATTAAActcatgatattcaccaatgtaATATGCTTTTACTTGCCATCTAAACAAAATTCATAGGATAAATCACAACCAGCAATAGAAGAGTGAGTTGCCACATTTATTCATCAAGACAACAATAAGAAAAGCAACAATTTAAAGAAACTCCAATCAAATCCAaatctccccccacacttaaagtatacattgccctcaatgtaacAAATATATAGAAAAAGTAAGAAGAAGGGCAACGAAACTCCCCTGAAATCGTCAAGACATCAAATTCTCTGATCAGCCCTTGGGGTTGAAGGAGGTGGAGCGGAGGTCGAAGGGCCGGGGTGTTCTAGACTTAGAAGAAGATTTGGGTTTCACCATTTCTCCAAATGTCACTCAAATCAACAATAGACAACAATTCTAACAAATAATggaaacagaaaatttaaagcaATAACAAATGAAAACCAACCCAGTGAATAAAATGCACACTTCAATCACCCACAAGTTATAGAAATACTCCAACACTTATAGTAAATGCAATCAATAAGCACTTGTGGTTCCAAACTTAGCCAAATGCAAAAAACAATGCACCTC encodes:
- the LOC113740146 gene encoding protein STRICTOSIDINE SYNTHASE-LIKE 11-like translates to MALFTVFLLATFPSLIFSLGTIIPLPKTNITLKGFTKLPFPQNVLSSGSLSFNLLGEGPYAGVTVVGPSGGLATTLVPSKNGTPYKLLLGIDAASNQNVYFTDASGVFGFTEVDKAIRTGDSTGRLLEYNPKTKKVTTLLSNLGGAAGVATDAAASYVLVSEFIAKRITKYWLKGEKAGTSEIFLTFTGNPNKIKRNWEGNYWVPLNYPRPDYTNAPKGVKFSPSGQILETVDFSKEYYQNITAVVEQRGKLFLSGLFIPYIGQYELEEYLYH